The following proteins are co-located in the Candidatus Competibacteraceae bacterium genome:
- a CDS encoding SpoIIE family protein phosphatase, which produces MSERPARILTIDDEQIVREILAAYLEDSGFEVTQARDGWTGVEMIRDEQPDLVLCDLRMPGMDGLQVLATVTREFPELPILVVSGMGGMSDAIQALKLGAWDYVTKPIEDMAVLEHAIDHALERARLRRENREHREHLEGVNEQLRQTVRQLREDEAAARRIQFQLLPENDKIYRHYRFSRHLLTSQYLSGDFVDYFVIDGDHLGFYIADVSGHGVSSAFVTVMLKSYIGRYRELHRQNRDRGILNPAETLSRLNREIFGCHMDKYLTMFYGIIEWSNNLLRYSSGGQFPFPILFDGQQASYVGKKSLPIGLFDFANYQTETLPLPPRFAMALISDGILETLPQASLRDKQAFLLELIGGTDLTIDNLIRQLGLDQAGPLPDDVTLLLITRTE; this is translated from the coding sequence ATGAGCGAGAGACCAGCGCGCATCCTGACCATCGACGACGAGCAGATAGTTCGCGAAATCCTCGCCGCCTACCTGGAAGACAGCGGGTTCGAGGTCACGCAAGCCCGCGATGGCTGGACCGGCGTCGAGATGATTCGCGACGAGCAACCCGATCTGGTGCTGTGCGACCTGCGGATGCCGGGCATGGACGGCCTGCAGGTGTTGGCCACGGTGACCCGCGAGTTCCCCGAACTGCCGATCCTGGTGGTGTCCGGCATGGGTGGCATGAGCGACGCCATTCAGGCGCTCAAGCTCGGCGCCTGGGACTATGTCACCAAACCGATCGAGGACATGGCGGTGCTGGAACACGCCATTGATCACGCCCTGGAGCGCGCCCGGTTACGGCGGGAAAACCGCGAACATCGCGAGCACCTGGAGGGGGTCAACGAACAGTTGCGGCAAACCGTGCGGCAATTGCGGGAAGACGAAGCGGCGGCACGGCGCATCCAGTTTCAGTTGCTGCCGGAAAACGACAAAATTTACCGTCACTACCGTTTTAGCCGCCACCTGCTCACCTCACAGTATCTCAGCGGCGATTTCGTGGATTATTTCGTTATCGACGGTGATCACCTGGGTTTCTACATCGCCGATGTGTCCGGGCACGGCGTATCGTCGGCCTTCGTGACGGTGATGCTGAAAAGCTACATCGGCCGCTACCGGGAACTGCACCGGCAAAACCGCGACCGGGGGATTCTCAACCCGGCGGAGACGCTGAGCCGCTTGAACCGGGAGATCTTCGGTTGCCACATGGACAAGTACCTGACCATGTTCTACGGCATTATCGAGTGGTCGAACAATTTGTTGCGCTACAGCAGCGGTGGCCAATTTCCCTTCCCGATCCTGTTCGACGGCCAGCAGGCGAGTTATGTCGGCAAGAAAAGCCTGCCAATCGGTCTGTTCGACTTTGCCAACTATCAGACTGAAACACTGCCGTTGCCGCCGCGGTTCGCCATGGCGCTGATCTCGGATGGCATCCTCGAAACCTTGCCGCAGGCCAGCCTGCGCGACAAACAGGCGTTCCTGCTGGAACTGATCGGCGGCACCGACCTCACCATCGACAATCTCATTCGGCAATTGGGTCTGGATCAAGCCGGCCCTTTGCCGGATGATGTCACCTTGTTGCTGATCACGAGGACGGAGTGA
- a CDS encoding STAS domain-containing protein produces the protein MEAGTAFYVKQGTVYLIKLVGDIRYTMGCALGDFLDELFARADFDDIVVDLTETDSIDSTSLGLLAKIANFSREHFSRKTTLLSTNPDVNQVLDTMGFYEIFNIRDTGETISATLQELTSQIPCNKEDLTRIVFEAHRTLSEINPQNQQAFQGVLDNMRSKLDSEPESD, from the coding sequence ATGGAGGCGGGCACGGCATTCTACGTCAAGCAGGGCACTGTTTACCTGATCAAGCTGGTCGGCGATATCCGCTACACCATGGGCTGCGCCCTGGGGGATTTCCTGGACGAGCTGTTCGCCCGCGCCGATTTCGACGACATCGTCGTGGACTTGACCGAAACTGACTCCATCGACAGCACCAGCCTGGGCCTGTTGGCCAAGATCGCCAACTTCAGCCGCGAGCACTTTTCCCGCAAGACCACCCTGCTATCCACCAACCCCGACGTCAACCAGGTGTTGGACACCATGGGGTTCTATGAAATTTTCAATATTCGCGACACCGGCGAAACCATCTCGGCGACCCTACAGGAACTAACGTCCCAGATTCCCTGCAACAAGGAAGATCTGACCCGTATCGTTTTCGAAGCGCACCGCACGCTCAGCGAGATCAATCCCCAGAACCAGCAAGCGTTCCAGGGCGTGCTCGACAACATGCGCTCCAAACTGGACTCGGAACCGGAATCAGACTGA
- a CDS encoding L,D-transpeptidase, with the protein MSERLIRVSIPEQRLTLLEESGATMVYPVSTARNGPGERRGSGCTPRGWHRIRIRIGAEQPLNTVFVGRRPTGELYGSDLAARHPERDWILTRILWLTGLEPGRNRGGECDTLRRFIYIHACPDTAPMGVPLSHGCIRMRNQDLLELFERVAAGDRVFIAD; encoded by the coding sequence GTGTCCGAGCGGCTGATCCGGGTCAGCATCCCCGAGCAGCGGCTGACGCTGCTGGAAGAGAGCGGGGCGACGATGGTTTACCCGGTATCGACCGCTCGCAACGGCCCCGGCGAGCGGCGCGGCAGTGGCTGCACGCCGCGCGGCTGGCACCGTATCCGCATCCGCATTGGTGCGGAACAGCCGTTGAATACGGTCTTCGTCGGCCGGCGGCCGACCGGCGAGCTGTACGGTTCGGATCTGGCGGCTCGTCATCCGGAGCGGGACTGGATTCTGACCCGCATCCTGTGGCTGACCGGGCTGGAGCCGGGCCGTAACCGTGGCGGCGAATGCGACACTCTGCGCCGTTTCATCTACATTCACGCTTGCCCGGACACCGCGCCCATGGGCGTGCCCCTGTCGCACGGCTGCATCCGCATGCGGAACCAGGATTTGCTGGAGTTGTTCGAGCGGGTGGCGGCGGGCGACCGGGTGTTCATCGCCGACTGA
- a CDS encoding CYTH domain-containing protein — translation MAVEIEHKFLVRDERWRREVERSVRMRQGYLTSDARCSVRVRVAGDQGHLNVKSGTLGIQRSEYEYPIPLAEAEEILDTLCEQPLLEKTRHLVRRGGHLWEIDEFEGDNAGLIVAEVELSRADEPFDRPDWLGADVSHDIRYYNSQLARHPYRSWSCPSG, via the coding sequence ATGGCGGTGGAGATCGAACACAAATTTCTGGTTCGCGATGAGCGCTGGCGGCGGGAGGTCGAGCGCTCGGTACGGATGCGGCAGGGCTATCTGACCAGCGATGCCCGTTGCTCGGTGCGGGTGCGGGTCGCCGGCGATCAGGGCCATTTAAACGTCAAGAGCGGGACGCTGGGCATCCAGCGCAGCGAGTACGAATATCCCATCCCGCTGGCGGAGGCCGAGGAAATCCTCGATACCCTGTGCGAGCAGCCGCTGCTGGAGAAAACCCGTCACCTCGTGCGTCGCGGCGGGCATCTGTGGGAGATCGACGAGTTCGAAGGCGACAACGCCGGTCTAATCGTGGCCGAGGTGGAACTGAGCCGGGCCGACGAGCCATTCGACCGGCCCGACTGGCTGGGCGCGGATGTTTCGCACGATATCCGCTACTACAACTCGCAACTGGCCCGCCATCCCTACCGGAGCTGGTCGTGTCCGAGCGGCTGA
- the trmL gene encoding tRNA (uridine(34)/cytosine(34)/5-carboxymethylaminomethyluridine(34)-2'-O)-methyltransferase TrmL, whose product MFDVLLFEPEIPPNTGNIIRLCANTGARLHLIEPLGFRLEDRRLRRAGLDYHEWARVRVHPDLSACLAALRPARVLAFTTKGRRAYSDIGYQAGDALLFGPETRGLPEPVLAGLPPECRLRIPMRERVRSLNLSNAVAVVVYEAWRQSGFPGAG is encoded by the coding sequence ATGTTCGACGTGTTGCTGTTCGAACCGGAGATTCCGCCCAACACCGGCAACATCATCCGGCTGTGCGCCAATACCGGCGCGCGACTGCACCTGATCGAACCGCTCGGGTTCCGCTTGGAAGATCGCCGGTTGCGGCGGGCCGGACTGGATTATCACGAATGGGCGCGGGTGCGCGTTCATCCCGACCTGAGCGCCTGTCTGGCGGCACTGCGGCCGGCGCGCGTGTTGGCCTTCACCACCAAGGGCCGCCGCGCTTACAGCGACATCGGTTACCAAGCCGGCGACGCGCTGCTGTTCGGGCCGGAAACGCGCGGCTTGCCGGAACCGGTGCTGGCCGGGCTGCCGCCCGAATGCCGGCTGCGGATTCCCATGCGCGAGCGGGTTCGCAGCCTGAATCTCTCGAACGCGGTCGCCGTCGTGGTCTACGAGGCGTGGCGGCAAAGCGGATTTCCAGGCGCCGGTTGA
- the ntrC gene encoding nitrogen regulation protein NR(I), protein MSRKEHIWVIDDDHAIRWVLEKAMQRDGMTVTSFDSAVGAIDALRQGVPDAIVADIRMPGMSGLELLSHLREQAPDLPVIIMTAHSDLDSAVSAYQGGAFEYLPKPFDVDEAAALIRRACQTRRQRADPPEQIEQLPEIIGEAPSMQEVFRAIGRLSRSNITVLITGESGSGKELVARALHRHSPRADKSFIAINTAAIPRDLLESELFGHERGAFTGAQTSRQGRFEQANGGTLFLDEIGDMPAELQTRLLRVLAEGEFYRVGGHTPTRVDVRVIAATHQNLEQRVRDGLFREDLYHRLNVIRIQLPSLNKRREDIPLLTRHFLSQAALELGVESKVLRPETEAYLGKLDWPGNVRQLENLCRWLTVMASGREIHLEDLPTDLRERGPAAVGGGPDWEAALRLWANQSLARGEQKLLDSALPSFERVLIRVALEQTGGHRQDAARLLGWGRNTLTRKIKDLRME, encoded by the coding sequence ATGAGCAGGAAAGAACACATTTGGGTCATCGACGACGACCATGCCATTCGCTGGGTGCTGGAGAAGGCGATGCAGCGTGACGGCATGACGGTTACTTCCTTCGATAGCGCGGTCGGAGCGATCGACGCCCTCCGCCAGGGTGTGCCGGACGCCATCGTCGCCGACATCCGCATGCCGGGCATGAGCGGTCTGGAGCTGCTATCCCACCTGCGCGAGCAGGCCCCGGATCTACCGGTCATCATCATGACCGCCCACTCCGACCTCGACAGCGCGGTTTCCGCCTATCAGGGCGGAGCGTTCGAATATTTGCCCAAACCGTTCGACGTGGACGAAGCCGCGGCGTTGATTCGTCGAGCCTGCCAGACACGCCGCCAGCGCGCCGACCCGCCGGAGCAGATCGAGCAACTGCCGGAGATCATCGGCGAGGCGCCGTCGATGCAGGAGGTGTTCCGGGCGATCGGACGGCTGTCGCGCTCCAACATCACCGTGCTGATCACCGGCGAATCCGGTTCCGGCAAGGAACTGGTGGCCCGTGCCCTGCACCGCCACAGCCCGCGCGCCGACAAGTCGTTCATCGCTATCAACACCGCCGCCATTCCTCGCGATCTACTGGAATCGGAGCTGTTCGGTCACGAACGCGGCGCCTTCACCGGCGCGCAGACGAGTCGGCAGGGCCGCTTCGAGCAGGCCAACGGCGGCACTCTGTTTCTGGACGAAATCGGCGACATGCCGGCGGAACTGCAAACCCGGTTGTTGCGGGTGCTGGCCGAGGGCGAGTTTTACCGGGTGGGCGGCCACACCCCGACCCGAGTGGACGTGCGAGTGATCGCCGCTACCCATCAGAACCTGGAGCAGCGGGTTCGCGACGGCTTGTTCCGCGAAGACCTGTACCACCGTCTGAACGTGATTCGCATTCAACTGCCGTCTCTGAACAAGCGCCGCGAGGATATCCCGTTGCTGACCCGGCATTTTCTGAGCCAGGCCGCTCTGGAACTGGGGGTCGAGTCCAAAGTATTGCGACCGGAAACCGAGGCTTATCTCGGCAAGCTGGATTGGCCAGGCAACGTTCGGCAATTGGAAAACCTGTGTCGCTGGCTGACGGTCATGGCCTCGGGCCGGGAAATCCATCTGGAGGATTTGCCGACGGATCTACGGGAGCGCGGACCGGCGGCGGTCGGCGGCGGCCCCGATTGGGAAGCGGCACTGCGTTTGTGGGCCAATCAGAGTTTGGCTCGCGGCGAGCAGAAATTATTGGATAGCGCCCTGCCCAGCTTCGAACGGGTATTGATCCGGGTGGCGCTGGAACAGACCGGCGGCCACCGCCAGGATGCCGCCCGGTTGCTGGGCTGGGGGCGTAACACCCTGACCCGCAAGATCAAGGATCTGCGGATGGAATGA
- the glnL gene encoding nitrogen regulation protein NR(II) — MLKDYHRRVVEGLSIAVLVLDRRLRVLFMNPAAETLFELSFRKAHKLALSELIVGTEAFVAGLWQCLENGHPYIERELQLVVQPGRVVTVDCIAAPLLERDPPNDLLLELRQVDWRLRINREEHILAQHHTTRALVRNLAHEIKNPLGGLRGAAQLLERELPDPALREYTGIIIGEADRLRNLVDRMLGPNQLPSHGEVSIHEILERVCTLVEAEADPGIRVERDYDPSIPPLWGDADRLIQAVLNVVRNAVQALSRQGVITLRTRVQRQYTIGPRRYKLVARLDVIDDGPGIPLEQQEQIFYPMITGRPDGTGLGLSIAQNIVNQHGGLIECVSRPGETVFTLLLPLDKTG; from the coding sequence GTGCTGAAAGATTACCATCGTCGGGTTGTGGAAGGTTTGAGCATCGCCGTGTTGGTGCTGGACCGGCGGCTGCGGGTGCTGTTCATGAACCCGGCCGCGGAAACCTTATTCGAACTGAGTTTTCGCAAGGCGCACAAGTTGGCGCTTTCGGAGTTGATCGTCGGCACGGAAGCGTTCGTGGCCGGCTTGTGGCAGTGCCTGGAGAACGGTCATCCCTATATCGAGCGGGAACTGCAGTTGGTGGTGCAACCCGGCCGCGTCGTGACCGTGGATTGCATCGCCGCGCCGCTATTGGAACGCGACCCGCCCAACGACCTGTTGCTGGAGCTGCGGCAAGTGGACTGGCGGCTGCGCATCAACCGGGAAGAGCATATTTTGGCGCAGCACCACACGACCCGTGCGCTGGTACGCAATCTTGCCCATGAAATCAAGAATCCGTTGGGCGGGTTGCGGGGGGCGGCCCAGTTGCTGGAACGGGAACTGCCAGACCCGGCGCTGCGCGAGTACACCGGCATCATCATCGGCGAGGCGGACCGGTTGCGCAATCTGGTGGACCGGATGCTCGGCCCGAACCAGTTGCCCAGCCACGGCGAGGTCAGCATCCACGAAATTCTGGAGCGGGTTTGCACCCTGGTGGAAGCGGAAGCCGACCCCGGCATTCGCGTCGAGCGCGATTACGATCCCAGCATCCCGCCGCTGTGGGGCGATGCCGACCGGCTGATCCAGGCGGTGCTCAACGTGGTGCGCAACGCGGTGCAGGCCCTGAGCCGGCAAGGTGTCATTACCCTGCGCACTCGGGTGCAACGTCAATACACCATCGGTCCCCGGCGCTACAAGTTGGTGGCGCGGCTGGACGTGATCGACGACGGTCCCGGTATTCCGCTCGAACAGCAGGAACAAATCTTTTATCCGATGATCACCGGCCGCCCGGATGGAACCGGCCTGGGCTTGTCGATCGCCCAAAACATCGTCAACCAGCACGGCGGCCTGATCGAATGCGTCAGCCGGCCCGGCGAGACGGTTTTCACTCTGTTGCTGCCCTTGGACAAAACCGGATGA
- the glnA gene encoding glutamate--ammonia ligase: MNAAEVMKLIEEKGVKFVDYRFTDTRGKEQHVTVPVSAVDEDVFEDGKMFDGSSIAGWKGIQESDMILMPDPVTACIDPFFEEPTLVLTCDVVEPNTMQGYERDPRSLARRAEAYLKSTGIGDTAFFGPENEFFIFDDVRWGADISGCSYKVDSSEAGWNSERVYEGGNFGHRPGLKGGYFPVPPVDSQQDIRSAMCLTMEEMGLIPEVHHHEVATAGQAEIGVQFNTLVRKGDEVQRLKYVIQNVAASYGKTATFMPKPLVGDNGNGMHVHQSISKDGVNLFAGDQYAGLSEMALYYIGGIIKHAKALNAFTNASTNSYKRLVPGFEAPVMLAYSARNRSASIRIPYVQSPKARRIEVRFPDSTANPYLAFAAMLMAGLDGIQNKIHPGDAMDKDLYDLPPEEEKQIPKVCFYFDEALSALKDDHEFLLKGGVFTSDLINAYIELKLTEVTRLRMTTHPVEFDMYYSL; this comes from the coding sequence ATGAATGCTGCTGAAGTGATGAAGTTGATCGAGGAAAAGGGCGTCAAGTTCGTGGATTATCGGTTTACGGACACCCGCGGCAAGGAGCAGCATGTCACCGTGCCCGTCAGCGCCGTGGATGAAGATGTGTTCGAGGACGGCAAGATGTTCGACGGTTCGTCCATCGCCGGTTGGAAAGGCATCCAGGAATCGGACATGATTTTGATGCCCGATCCGGTGACCGCCTGCATCGATCCGTTCTTCGAAGAGCCGACCCTGGTACTGACTTGCGATGTGGTCGAGCCCAACACCATGCAGGGTTACGAGCGCGACCCGCGTTCGCTGGCCCGCCGCGCCGAGGCGTATCTGAAATCCACCGGCATCGGCGACACGGCGTTCTTCGGACCGGAAAACGAATTTTTCATCTTCGACGACGTTCGCTGGGGCGCCGATATCAGCGGCTGTTCCTACAAGGTTGATTCCTCCGAAGCCGGCTGGAACTCCGAACGGGTTTACGAAGGCGGTAACTTCGGCCATCGCCCTGGTCTCAAGGGTGGCTATTTCCCGGTGCCGCCGGTGGATTCGCAGCAGGATATTCGCTCCGCCATGTGTCTGACCATGGAGGAGATGGGACTGATCCCCGAAGTGCATCACCACGAAGTGGCCACCGCCGGTCAGGCCGAGATCGGCGTTCAGTTCAACACCCTGGTGCGCAAGGGCGACGAAGTGCAGCGCCTGAAGTACGTGATTCAAAATGTGGCCGCCAGCTACGGTAAGACCGCGACCTTCATGCCCAAGCCGCTGGTTGGCGATAACGGCAATGGCATGCACGTTCACCAGTCCATCTCCAAGGACGGTGTCAACCTGTTTGCCGGCGACCAGTACGCGGGCCTGTCCGAGATGGCGCTGTATTACATCGGCGGTATCATCAAGCACGCCAAGGCGCTGAATGCCTTCACCAACGCCTCCACCAACAGCTACAAGCGATTGGTGCCGGGTTTCGAGGCCCCGGTGATGCTGGCCTACTCGGCCCGCAACCGTTCCGCTTCGATCCGCATTCCGTATGTCCAGAGCCCCAAGGCACGGCGCATCGAGGTGCGTTTCCCCGACTCGACCGCCAATCCGTATCTGGCGTTCGCGGCGATGCTGATGGCGGGCCTGGACGGTATCCAGAACAAGATTCACCCCGGCGATGCGATGGATAAGGATCTGTACGACCTGCCGCCCGAGGAAGAAAAGCAGATCCCCAAAGTCTGCTTCTACTTCGACGAAGCGCTGAGCGCCCTCAAGGATGACCATGAGTTCCTGCTGAAAGGCGGTGTGTTCACCAGCGACTTGATTAATGCCTATATCGAATTGAAACTGACGGAAGTGACCCGTCTGCGCATGACCACACATCCGGTCGAATTCGATATGTACTACAGCCTGTAA
- a CDS encoding plasma-membrane proton-efflux P-type ATPase, with translation MNPRFILPGVFLLGMTTALPTLAQDAYGPVRRGEDLWDIAKHVYYGQDVSRDQVMLALFKANPQAFDAPCNANSPLKIGVKLQIPPLAQVTALNREQASQEFERQLREWENHRVSGEALVCPPITPLAAVAPAQPVAPTPEAAIPTTPAPVATPTPAPETTTPVPAAVTATPAALETASQSRATAAGLTLKQRLFRDGEWAGIPILLLLLVGIVWWKYRRPSPVAAPAEGVAPAEGVVDYAPLTVEDTLTQLNTDHTQGLSAAEAANRLREIGPNALEEKQVTLLQRILPYFWGPIPWMIEAAALLSLLTRDWNDFLVITALLLFNAIIGFREEASATSALAALKGQLALKARVLRDGEWREIEARDLVPGDIVRIRLGDIIPADVKLLEGDYLSVDQAALTGESLPASKKVGDTAFSGSVAKQGEMVAVVTGTGANTFFGRTAKLVETAGAKSHLQESVLQIGNFLIFSALALIVVLAAVELYWGTSFLHLLKLALILLVASIPVAMPAVLSVTMALGALKLSKLKAIVSRMEAIEEMAGVDILCSDKTGTLTQNQLTLGDAQPFGVTAQELILAGALASKAENNDAIDLAVIGGLGEASALKPYRQTQFTPFDPIGKRTEATVQDEGGQTFKVTKGAPQVVMQLCQVDRETQVLADQAVDEFAAKGFRTLGVARTDAGGKWVFLGILPLFDPPREDSASTIAEAGRYGIAVKMVTGDNLAIAKQISGQLGIGTHIRAAEALFAGGVAHGALPATAIRQIEEADGFAQVFPEHKYGIVKALQQGDHIVAMTGDGVNDAPALKQADVGIAVSGATDAARAAAALVLTAPGLSVITHAVEESRRIFERMMSYIIYRIAMSIDIMVFVVLASIVFGFFPLTAIMLVALALLDDVPIMSIAYDHTDPDPLPVRWNRERTFAVSITLGALAVAQSFGLLALGMEVLHLDAAHLQTMMFLQLLVGGHLLLLLTRTKKAFWARPHPSWQLLGAVIGTQIFAVLMCGFGWLVPVLPWDLIGWVWVYNLAWMVVQDGVKLGVYRVIDHRARHPQVFATHAGAFLKHANTSVQPATE, from the coding sequence ATGAACCCACGATTTATATTGCCCGGCGTCTTCCTCCTAGGAATGACCACCGCGTTGCCCACCTTGGCCCAGGATGCCTACGGTCCGGTTAGGCGCGGCGAAGACCTCTGGGACATCGCCAAGCACGTCTACTACGGTCAGGACGTCAGCCGCGACCAAGTCATGCTGGCCCTGTTCAAGGCCAATCCCCAAGCCTTCGATGCCCCCTGCAACGCTAACTCTCCCTTGAAGATTGGGGTGAAACTGCAAATTCCACCTTTGGCCCAGGTCACGGCGCTGAACCGCGAACAGGCTTCGCAAGAATTCGAGCGGCAGTTGCGGGAATGGGAAAATCATCGCGTATCCGGTGAAGCCCTGGTCTGCCCCCCCATCACCCCACTGGCCGCGGTTGCTCCCGCGCAACCGGTTGCCCCCACCCCCGAAGCGGCGATTCCAACCACGCCCGCCCCCGTGGCCACGCCCACGCCCGCGCCGGAAACCACCACGCCCGTCCCCGCCGCGGTAACCGCCACGCCCGCCGCGCTGGAAACTGCGTCGCAATCAAGAGCGACAGCGGCTGGACTGACGCTAAAACAACGCCTCTTTCGTGATGGAGAATGGGCCGGCATCCCGATTCTGCTGTTGCTGCTGGTCGGCATCGTGTGGTGGAAATACCGCCGCCCGTCCCCAGTCGCCGCGCCGGCTGAGGGTGTCGCTCCCGCCGAGGGTGTCGTGGACTACGCCCCGCTGACGGTGGAGGACACGCTCACCCAACTGAATACCGACCACACCCAGGGGCTCAGTGCCGCCGAAGCCGCGAACCGGTTACGGGAGATCGGCCCGAACGCCCTGGAGGAAAAGCAGGTCACGCTGTTACAGCGCATTCTGCCCTACTTCTGGGGACCGATTCCCTGGATGATCGAGGCGGCGGCGCTGCTGTCGCTACTGACCCGGGACTGGAACGATTTTCTGGTGATCACGGCATTGCTGCTGTTCAACGCGATCATCGGCTTCCGCGAGGAAGCCAGCGCCACCAGCGCCCTGGCCGCGCTCAAGGGCCAACTGGCGCTCAAGGCGCGCGTGCTGCGCGACGGCGAATGGCGGGAAATCGAAGCCCGCGACCTGGTGCCGGGCGACATCGTCCGCATCCGTTTGGGGGACATCATCCCGGCGGATGTGAAACTGCTCGAGGGCGACTACCTGAGCGTGGATCAGGCCGCGCTGACCGGCGAATCGCTGCCGGCGAGCAAAAAGGTGGGCGACACGGCCTTTTCCGGATCGGTCGCCAAACAGGGCGAGATGGTCGCGGTGGTAACCGGCACCGGCGCCAACACCTTTTTCGGTCGCACCGCCAAGCTGGTGGAAACGGCCGGCGCCAAGTCGCATTTGCAGGAATCGGTCTTGCAGATCGGCAACTTCCTGATTTTCTCGGCACTGGCGCTGATCGTGGTGCTGGCGGCCGTGGAATTGTACTGGGGCACCTCGTTCCTCCATCTGCTCAAGCTGGCCTTGATCCTGCTGGTGGCCTCGATCCCGGTGGCCATGCCGGCGGTGCTGTCGGTCACCATGGCGCTGGGCGCGCTGAAACTCTCCAAACTCAAGGCGATCGTGTCGCGCATGGAAGCCATCGAGGAAATGGCCGGCGTCGATATCCTCTGTTCGGACAAGACCGGCACCCTGACCCAGAACCAGCTGACCCTGGGCGACGCCCAACCCTTCGGCGTCACCGCGCAAGAGCTGATTCTGGCCGGGGCGCTGGCCTCCAAGGCGGAAAACAACGATGCCATCGACCTGGCGGTGATCGGTGGGCTGGGGGAAGCCAGCGCCCTGAAACCCTACCGGCAGACCCAGTTCACGCCGTTCGACCCCATCGGCAAGCGCACCGAGGCCACCGTCCAGGATGAAGGCGGCCAAACCTTCAAGGTCACCAAGGGCGCGCCGCAGGTGGTGATGCAATTGTGTCAGGTGGATCGTGAGACGCAGGTGCTGGCCGATCAGGCGGTGGATGAATTCGCCGCCAAGGGTTTTCGTACCTTGGGCGTGGCCCGCACCGACGCCGGCGGGAAATGGGTGTTCCTGGGCATCTTGCCGCTATTCGATCCGCCCCGCGAAGACTCCGCGTCGACCATCGCCGAAGCCGGTCGCTACGGTATCGCGGTCAAGATGGTCACCGGCGACAACCTCGCCATCGCCAAGCAGATTTCCGGACAGTTGGGCATCGGTACCCACATCCGGGCGGCCGAAGCGCTATTCGCCGGGGGCGTGGCGCATGGGGCGTTGCCAGCGACGGCCATCCGCCAGATCGAGGAAGCCGACGGTTTCGCCCAGGTGTTCCCGGAGCACAAATACGGCATCGTCAAGGCCCTGCAACAGGGTGATCACATCGTGGCGATGACCGGCGATGGGGTCAACGACGCCCCGGCGCTCAAGCAGGCCGATGTCGGCATTGCGGTCTCCGGCGCCACCGACGCCGCCCGGGCCGCCGCCGCGCTGGTGCTGACCGCGCCGGGTCTGTCGGTGATCACCCATGCGGTGGAGGAGTCGCGCCGGATCTTCGAGCGGATGATGAGCTACATCATCTACCGTATCGCCATGAGCATCGACATCATGGTGTTCGTGGTGCTGGCCAGTATCGTGTTCGGCTTCTTCCCGCTAACCGCGATCATGCTGGTGGCGCTGGCGCTGCTGGACGACGTGCCGATCATGAGCATCGCCTACGACCACACCGACCCCGATCCCCTGCCGGTCCGTTGGAATCGCGAACGCACCTTTGCGGTATCGATCACCCTGGGGGCGCTGGCGGTGGCGCAGAGCTTTGGCCTGCTGGCGCTGGGCATGGAGGTTTTGCACCTGGATGCCGCGCATCTGCAAACCATGATGTTCCTGCAACTGCTGGTCGGCGGGCATCTGCTGCTGTTGCTGACCCGCACCAAAAAGGCGTTCTGGGCCCGGCCGCACCCGTCCTGGCAATTGCTGGGGGCGGTGATCGGTACCCAGATCTTCGCGGTGCTGATGTGCGGTTTCGGCTGGCTGGTGCCGGTGCTGCCCTGGGATCTGATCGGCTGGGTCTGGGTGTACAACCTGGCCTGGATGGTCGTGCAGGATGGGGTCAAGCTGGGGGTCTATCGAGTCATCGATCACCGCGCCCGGCACCCGCAGGTCTTTGCGACCCATGCCGGCGCGTTCCTTAAACATGCGAATACCTCGGTACAGCCGGCCACCGAGTAG
- a CDS encoding YfdX family protein, producing MAVAAKDADKVAIKPSKHSDMRPMTPINARLTMGEAYVLTPEKKAEIDNVDEHLKKGEAKQALEVPRPLDLQLTLAAVFMPLEPTTKAVDHAEKLLAVRQVPRSQPGVKEG from the coding sequence TTGGCCGTCGCCGCCAAGGATGCTGACAAAGTGGCGATCAAACCATCGAAGCACAGCGACATGAGACCGATGACTCCCATCAATGCCCGACTGACGATGGGTGAAGCCTATGTCCTGACGCCCGAAAAGAAGGCCGAAATCGACAACGTGGACGAGCATCTGAAAAAGGGCGAAGCCAAGCAAGCCCTCGAAGTGCCACGACCGCTTGACCTGCAATTGACGCTGGCCGCTGTGTTCATGCCGCTCGAACCGACGACCAAAGCGGTGGATCATGCCGAGAAACTGCTGGCCGTAAGGCAAGTACCACGAAGCCAACCTGGCGTTAAAGAAGGCTAA